One window from the genome of Xiphophorus hellerii strain 12219 chromosome 16, Xiphophorus_hellerii-4.1, whole genome shotgun sequence encodes:
- the LOC116735759 gene encoding transcription factor Sox-9-like, with the protein MNLLDPYLKMTEEQEKCHSDAPSPSMSEDSAGSPCPSGSGSDTENTRPSDNHLLRGPDYKKEGEEEKFPVCIRDAVSQVLKGYDWTLVPMPVRVNGSSKSKPHVKRPMNAFMVWAQAARRKLADQYPHLHNAELSKTLGKLWRLLNEVEKRPFVEEAERLRVQHKKDHPDYKYQPRRRKSVKNGQNESEDGEQTHISPNAIFKALQQADSPASSMGEVHSPGEHSGQSQGPPTPPTTPKTDIPSSKADLKREGRPIQEGSSRQLNIDFGAVDIGELSSDVISNIGSFDVDEFDQYLPPHSHAGVAGAAQAGYTGSYGISTSSVGQGAGVGAHGWMSKQQQQHTLTTLGGAGEQGQQGQQRTTQIKTEQLSPSHYSDQQGSPQHITYGSFNLQHYSPSSYPSITRAQYDYSEHQSSANSYYSHAAGQGSSLYSTFSYMSPSQRPMYTPIADSTGVPSVPQTHSPQHWEQQPIYTQLSRP; encoded by the exons ATGAATCTCCTCGACCCTTACCTGAAGATGACAGAAGAACAGGAGAAATGTCATTCAGACGCTCCGAGCCCCAGCATGTCTGAAGACTCAGCGGGCTCGCCGTGCCCGTCCGGCTCCGGTTCGGACACCGAGAACACCCGGCCGTCCGACAACCACCTCCTCAGGGGACCGGACTACAAGAAGGAGGGCGAGGAAGAGAAGTTCCCGGTGTGCATCAGAGATGCGGTGTCCCAGGTGCTGAAGGGCTATGACTGGACTCTCGTACCCATGCCGGTGCGCGTCAACGGCTCCAGCAAGAGCAAACCACACGTTAAGAGACCCATGAACGCCTTCATGGTTTGGGCTCAGGCGGCGCGGAGGAAGCTGGCCGATCAGTATCCGCACTTGCACAACGCAGAACTCAGCAAAACCCTGGGAAAACTTTGGAG GCTTCTCAATGAGGTGGAGAAGCGCCCGTTTGTGGAGGAAGCTGAACGCCTGAGAGTGCAGCACAAGAAGGACCACCCCGACTATAAATATCAACCGAGGCGGAGGAAATCTGTTAAGAATGGGCAAAATGAATCCGAGGATGGCGAACAGACGCACATCTCTCCGAACGCAATTTTCAAGGCGCTGCAGCAAGCCGACTCTCCTGCGTCCAGCATGGGCGAGGTGCACTCTCCGGGAGAACATTCGG GTCAGTCACAGGGACCACCAACACCCCCGACAACCCCAAAGACAGATATTCCCTCCAGCAAAGCTGACCTGAAGCGTGAGGGCCGCCCCATTCAAGAGGGCAGCAGTCGGCAGCTCAACATCGACTTTGGAGCTGTGGACATTGGTGAGCTTAGCAGCGACGTCATCTCCAACATCGGGAGCTTTGATGTCGATGAGTTCGACCAGTACCTGCCACCTCACAGCCACGCTGGGGTTGCTGGTGCAGCCCAGGCTGGCTACACAGGCAGCTACGGTATTAGCACCTCCTCAGTCGGTCAGGGAGCCGGTGTGGGAGCTCATGGTTGGATGtccaagcagcagcagcagcatacTCTGACCACCCTTGGTGGAGCAGGAGAGCAAGGTCAACAGGGCCAGCAGAGAACCACCCAGATCAAGACGGAGCAGCTCAGCCCGAGCCACTACAGTGACCAACAGGGATCCCCGCAGCACATCACCTATGGCTCATTCAACCTACAGCACTACAGCCCCTCTTCTTATCCGTCTATCACAAGAGCACAGTATGACTATTCAGAACACCAGAGCAGTGCCAACTCTTACTACAGCCATGCAGCTGGCCAAGGTTCCAGCCTGTACTCCACCTTCAGCTACATGAGCCCCAGCCAGAGGCCGATGTACACCCCAATAGCCGACAGCACTGGGGTGCCCTCTGTGCCGCAGACCCACAGTCCACAGCACTGGGAGCAGCAGCCGATTTACACACAACTGTCCAGGCCCTGA